GATGGACGACGAGGATGCCGCCATCGATGTGGAGGCGGACGAGGAGCAGGAGTCCGGGTCGCCAGTCCCATCTTCCAAGCCCCCCAAAAGCAGCCTTTGCCTGGAAAGCAAGGAGAGTGCGGGCCAGCACAAGGAGCTCGCTGCTCCGGCTGTGGACAAGTCTGGCGACCAAGAGGCGTACTGAGCACCTTTCAGCCAAGTGGATGCACGGAGATGGAGGCGTTCTGAAGCTTcatatacttgtatatttcagtttttacATATTGAAAAGAAGCTGAATATATGTTGAGATATATCGATTGAGGTCATGTAAAGGAAACTTCGTTCCATTGAATTCCATTATTACATACTTATGCATCAGCATTCCAGGATCAAGGAACTACCAGTACCAGGCCAGAAGTCCCTTTTAGATAGTGTTGCTCCACTCCGTGCCGGACCACGCCAATTGGTTTCAAGTTTTTACGATAATTTGTTCCTAAATCCCCTGTAAATACGACAACCCAAGCTCCTTGTACATGTAAATGTCTCTTGCTCAATAAGTTTAGGCTTTAAAAAGTAAACCCCACtctatgtgtatatatgtaccGATCACAAGCGGATTGTGTGGGGCGCTTGGTTCATCGtatcgtttttgttttggcttttgaaTCTTAAATTGCTGGTCAAGTGTAGGCTAAGTTCGATATGCTAAGCCGATTTGCTCTCCGTTGGGGGATTCGGGAAATAATTGTT
This genomic stretch from Drosophila yakuba strain Tai18E2 chromosome 3R, Prin_Dyak_Tai18E2_2.1, whole genome shotgun sequence harbors:
- the LOC120321844 gene encoding uncharacterized protein LOC120321844 yields the protein MSLLKPPNSMAHPQPPPPPPLHMQQRPFLGCEPLAEADLDSDSEHERSHMMDDEDAAIDVEADEEQESGSPVPSSKPPKSSLCLESKESAGQHKELAAPAVDKSGDQEAY